The stretch of DNA TCTGATGCCATGCTTGTTTTGGCATTGGGATTTTTAATTTTTGCCATAATGGCCTTATCAGCTAATCCCGATTTAATTTCAGAATCTCCTAAAACACAGGATGTTTCAACAGCAGATACGTTCAATCAAAATTATACGGATGCTGGCGGGCTTGAAGATAGTGGATTTAGGGAAGTTGGAAAAGTTTACGAAGACCCTAGGACCGGTGAATTGGTCATGGCATCGGGTTAACTTTTCTAATTTTATCCTCTTATTTTTTTTCATGATGTGAATTAATTCATGTAATTCGAAAAAAATTTAATCAGCTGTTTTTACAACAAATTGCATAATTCTCGCTAAAATTAATCTATTTTCAATATTAACGATTTTTACAATGATTTTGTGAAAATTAAAATCTTTAAATTATATTTTGGTTAAAAAAAGAAGAATATCACGATATTAAAACTATTCATCATGATTTATCATTAAGTTTAATTTTATTTCCTCGTACTATTTAAATATTTCTTTTACGTCCTAATAACAAATCCTTTTTATATATAAACAACTAATATATTATCATAATACTTTGAAAATCTTAAATTGTGGAATTCATTAGTATTATAAAAAATTTAATTTAAAGGGAATAAAGAGGTTGATAATATGAGTTCATCTTTTAAAAGTCCAGTAGAAACCGCAAAAGCAATTTCCGGTACTGCTGGAGCAAAAAACTCTGCAAATATTGTTAATGTAATATTGCTCTCCTTCTTAGCAGGAGCTTATATTGCATTTGGTGGTTTATTAGCTGTTGTTGCAAGCGCAGGTATGTTAAAAGCAGGCGCTCCAATCGGTTTAGAAAAATTTGTTTTCGGTGCAGTGTTCCCTGTAGGTTTGATTATTGTTGTAATCGCAGGATCTGAATTGTTCACTGGAAATGTAATGTTCATGACTCTCGGTGTATTAGACGGTTCCGCTACTGTTGGCGGTCTCGCTAAAAATTGGGCACTCAGTTGGGTATTCAACTTTGTAGGTGCATTATTCGTTGCTTACGTTCTCGCTTTCATGGGCGGTATTTGTCCTACTGACGCATCCGCACCAGCATACGCTATTTCTGCTAAAGCTATTTCTGTAGCAGAAGGTAAAGTTACAATGCCATTCTTAACTGCAATGATTAAGGGTATTGGTTGTAACTGGCTTGTATGTTTAGCTGTATGGTTAGCTAACGCATCCGACGATGTCATCGGTAAAATCGTGGGAATCTGGTTCCCAATCATGGCGTTTGTATGTATCGGATTTGAGCACAGTGTTGCAAACATGTTCTTCATACCATTAGGTATGTTCTTAGGTGCTGAAGGTGTTAACTGGGGTACTATCATTATTAATAACTTAATCCCTGTAACTATCGGTAACATCATCGGTGGAGCAGTCTTTGTAGCATGTATCTACTGGTACACTTTCCTCAAAGAATAAGCTAGTAAATTTTAAACAATAAGAAGCTTTTAAAGCTTCTTTTTTTAAATTATTTTATAAAATATATATTTTGGAGATTATAAAATGGTTGAGATAAAATATGTACCAACAATCTGTCCGTACTGTGGTACTGGTTGTGGACTCAACTTCGTTGTTAAAGACGGAAAAATTGTTGGTGTAGAACCTTTAAAAAGACACCCTGTAAACGAGGGTAAAGTATGTCCAAAAGGAAACTTTGGATACCAATTTATTAATAGGGAAGACAGATTAACTACTCCTTTAATAAAAGAAAACGGTGAATTTAGAGAAGCTTCTTGGGATGAAGCATTAGACTTAGTTGCTAACAAACTCAAAGAAGTATCTGACGAAGATCCAAACAAAGTTGGATTCTACGCATGTGCTCGTTCACCTAACGAAAACATTTACATCACTCAAAAATTAGCAAGAGTAGCTTGTGGTACTCAAAACGTAGACCACTGTGCACGTATCTGTCACGGTCCTACCGTAGCAGGTTTAGCTACCACTTTCGGATCAGGTGCTATGACCAACGGATTCGACAGTATTAAAGAAGCTGACTACATTTTCTGTATTGGATCAAACAACATGGAAGCACACCCATTGTTTGGACGTAAAATGATTCAAGCTAAACAAAACGGTGCTAAATTAGTTGTATTAGACCCAAGATTTACTCCTACTGCTAAAATCGCAGATGAATATGTACAATTTGAAACTGGTACTGACGTAGCTTTAATGAATGCTATGATTAAAGTCATCATCGACAATGACTTGCAAGATGATGAGTTTATCGCTAACAGAACCAAAGGTTACGAAGAAATGAAAGAAGTTGTTCAAAAATACACTTTAGAAATGGCTTCTGAAATTACCGGTATCAAACCTGAAGTAATCGAACACTTAGCTATTGAATACGCATCTGCTGACAAAGCTGCTATTGTATACTCATTAGGTATTACTGAACACTCTCACGGTGCTGACAACGTTATGTCCACTGCAAACCTCGCAATGTTAACTGGTAACATTGGTAAACAAGGTACTGGTGTAAACCCATTAAGAGGACAAAACAACGTACAAGGTGCTTGTGATATGGGTGCATTACCTTCCGATTACGTAGGTTACAGAAAAGTTAAAGACCCAGAAACTACCGCATGGTTCAACGACTACTACAGTGGAGAAGGTTACGAAGTAAACTTACCAACCACTCCTGGTTTAACCTTAGTAGAAATGATGAACGCTGCTCACGCTGGTGACTTAAAAGTATTATACATCCACGGGGAAGACCCAGTTCTCTCTGACGCAGACGTACAACACACCAAAGAAGCACTTGAAAACTTAGAAATGTTAGTTGTACAAGAATGTTTCTTAACTGATACCGCACAATGTGCTGATGTTGTATTACCTGCAGCAGGTTGGGGTGAACAAGAAGGTACCTTCACCAGTGGTGAAAGAAGAGTACAATGCTTACACAAAGCACAAGAACCTCCTGAAGGCGCATGGTTAGATTGGAAAATCATGGAAGAAATCGCAGTCAGAATGGGCGTACCAAGACCATTATTCCACTACGAATCTGCTGAAGAAATCTTTGAAGAAATCAGAGAATGTGCTCCTATCATGGCAGGTATGAACCGTGAAAGATTAGACACTCCTGAAGCACTTCACTGGCCTTGTCCTTCCGAAGATGACCCATGTCAACCATTAATGCACAAAGAAAAATTCGCACACCCTGATGGTTTAGGTGTCTTCCAAGCATTAGAACACAAAGGACCTGTTGAAACCGTAGATGATGAATACCCATTATTATTAACCACTACAAGAATCTTGTTCCACTATCACGCTGCAATGACCAGAAGATGTGAAACATTATCCAACGAAGTTAAAACTGGATTCATCGAAATCAACAGTAAAGATGCTGAAGCAAGAGGAATTTTAAATGGTGAAGTTGTAAGAGCTTTCTCAAGAAGAGGAGAAATCGCAATTCCTGCTCGTGTAACTGACGACATCAGAGAAGGTATTGTAAACATTCCAATGCACTTCGTAGAATGTGCTGCAAATGTATTAACCAACTCCGATTCATTCGACCCTAAATCTAAAATGGTTGAATTAAAAGCTTGTGCTATCCAAGTAGAAAAACTCCCTGAAGTTGTTGAAATGAAAGGAGAAGTCTACAAAGAAGGTACTGACACAGAAATTAAAGCTGAAAACATGGCAACTACCACCGTAAAAGTAGGTAAATAAATGAGGAGTAGATTTAAATGAGCGCAAAAATTAACGATATGTACTACGCATACTCTGCTATTGAAGATATCAAAGAAAAAGGTGAATACGGTGGAGTAGTAACTACTATCATGAAATACTTATTAGAAGAAGGTATCGTTGACGGTGTTGTAGGTGTAACCGAAGGTCACGATATTTACGATGGTGTTCCAACTCTTGTAACTGACCCAGCTGATGTAATCAAAACCGCTGGTTCAATTCACTGTGGTACTTTAAACATAGCTAAATTTGTATCCAAATACTTAGATGGTGCAAGATACATGAAACTTGCTGTCGCATGTAAACCATGTGATGCAATGACCATCAGAGAATTAATGAAAAAAGGCAAAATCATCGAAGAAAACGTAATTATGATCGGTGTTAACTGTGGTGGAACAATGTCACCTGTTCCAACTATGAACATGATTAGAGATGTATACGAATTAGATCCTAAAGACGTTATCAAAGAAGAAATCTCAAAAGGAAAACTCATCATGGAAACAGCTGATGGTGAAAAAGGTTTCAAAATCGATGAATTAGAAGAACAAGGTATGGGAAGAAGAGAAAACTGTCAAAGATGTAACCTCAAAATCCCATCCAATGCCGACTTAGCTTTAGGTAACTGGGGAGTTATCGGTCCTTTAGCAGGAAAAGCTACTTTCGTTGAAGTATTTTCAGACAAAGGTGCTGAAATATTGGATAAAGTTATTGAAGCTGGCTTAATCGCAACCGAAGAACCTATCGAAAAAGGTATCAAAATCAGGGAAAACATCAACAACTTTATGCTTAAAGAATCCCAAGCTAAAAAAGATGTTGATTACGCAGGCACTACCGGAGACATCATTGATGTATTCTACCAATACGAAGATGAATTCTCCAAATGTATGAAATGTTACGGATGTCGTGAAGCATGTCCATTATGTTTCTGTGAAGACTGCTGTCTCGAAGCTGAAGGTCCTGAATGGGTTCCTGGTGGATACACTCCTGCTGCTCCATTCTTCCACTTAACACGTATGGTGCACATGGTTGACGCATGTACTAACTGTGGTCAATGTTCCGATGTATGTCCATGTGAAATCCCTGTAGCTAAAGTATGGAGTACCGTAAACAACAAAGTAAGAGAAATCTACGGATACATCCCAGGTATGGTCACTGACGATCCAATTCCATTCACTGATCACGTATCCAAAGCTAAATGGTTATAAGGTTTTATCCTTATATCCAATTTTTTCTTTTTTTTATCCCTCTTAACTTAACAGTGTTATATTCAAAATAAGAATGTAACATTTTTTGAACATTTACAGATATAACTAATAATATACTTGTTAATTGGATAGAAAATAAGTTGTTAATTATTTTTTTATTAAATATTTATTAATGAAAAAATAAAAATTAAATAATATGGTCAGTTTATTGTCGCCATTGAGAAAGAATATTAAAACGATAATCCTTATAATAATATTGCTGGTTCTTGAAGCATACTTCACATTAAGGTTGCCGGAATATACTGCAAACATTGTGGATATTGGTATTGCAAATGCGGACATGGCATACATTTACAGTGCAGGAACAGCAATGATAACACTTACTATTCTTGTTACAAGTCTTGGGATAATTGTTTACTTTTTTTCAAATAGGGTCGCATCAGAATTTGCACAAGACTTAAGAATAATCCTTTTTTCAAAAATTTTGAAATTTTCAAACCATGAGCTCAATGACATACCAAAAGCTTCATTGATTACTCGAACAACAAATGATGTGTCATATATCCAATCGATTTTATGGTGGATATTGGATGTGATTGTATTCGCGCCGGTCATGGCAATTGGGGGCGTTATAAAAACAATCCAACTGGGAACAGACTTATACTGGATTATAGTAATGATATTGATTATTATTCTCTTTTTCATGTATATGCTTTTAAGGAAAGCCCTGCCTAAAATGGGTAGGATGCAAGAACTGCTCGACGATATCAATAAAAGGGTTAGTGAAATCATTACGGGCATGGCGGTTATTAAAACATTTGTCAGACAGGACTATGAATCAAAAAAATTTAAAGATATAAATGACGAATTCAAAGAGACAAGATATTTCATTAAGAAAACAACTCTATTAATGAATCCGGCAATGGCATTGCATTCATCAATCATGATTGTCTCAATACTTTACTTCGGATCCCATCAAATAGGATCCGGAACAATTCTAACTGGTGATTTGCTTGCATTTATTCAATATGCAAGCCAAATTGTAGCTGCTGTTCTAATGGTTGCAACATTCTTTACATATCTTCCAGATTTACTTGTTTCCATCAATCGTGTGAAAGAAATACTGAATACAGAATTAAACATTGTTGATGGGGAAATTGAGACAATTGATGAAGGAAGGTCCACAATCGAATTTAAGAATGTTTCTTTTCAATATCCTAAAAGTGAAAAGGACGTATTGACAAATATTAATTTTAAATTAGAGCCGGGAAAAACCGTGGCAATAATTGGAGGTATTGGCAGTGGCAAATCCACAATCCTAAATCTAATACCTCGTCTTCAGGACCCTTCTGCGGGTGAAATACTGATAAATGGAGAAAACATAAAAAACCTTAAACTGAAAACTTTAAGGGAAAGGATAAGCTTAACTCCACAAAAGGCCCACTTGTTCAAAGGAACAGTGAGGTCCAACATGACAATTATTGACGCAGATGCAAGTGACGAAAATATTAAACATGCATTAAGCAGGGCTAATGTGAACTTTATAGACAGTTTAGAGGATGAAGTGTTGCACGAAGGTTCAAACTTCTCTGGCGGACAGAAACAACGTTTATCCATTGCCAGATCAATTTTAAAGGATGCTGATTTCTACATATTCGATGATCCATTTTCAGCTTTGGATATGAGTACCGAAAAAGCAATAAGGGACAATCTGAAAGAAATGGGAGACTCTTCAATTCTAATAGTATCCCAAAGAATTTCAACCATAAAAGATGCTGATGAGATACTGGTGCTGGACAACGGACAGATAATCGATAGGGGAACCCACAACAGATTAACCGAAAGTTGTGAAATCTATAGGGAAATAGTAAAAAGCCAAACCGAAACATTAAACGAGGGGATATGATGGGTTCACAAGAAAATAAATTAGGGCTTAGAAAAATTAATAAAATTATCTTTCGTTTAATGAGAATGCATACTGCAGCATTCATTTTTACAGGCATTTGTGCAATATTATCCATTATTTGCGCCGTTATAGCTCCTATACTGTTAGGGGATGCAATCAACATAGTCATTGAAGGTTCAGCCAGAATAATTGACCACAGCGGAACAATCGATTTTCCTAAATTATACTATACTTTATTTATTATAGGAACTTTATATTTCATCGGCAACGTATTTTCATACTTATATGAATATTATACAAGTAAAGTAACAACAGACATTCTTTATACATTAAGAGAAAGGATAATTACTAAGATTTTATCCCTGCCAATGAGTTCCATTGATGAAAAAGAAAAAGGAAGTGTAATATCACTATTTTCAAATGAAATGGACTTTCTAAGAGAGGCATTTGTCTCATCATTTTCAAAACTCACATCTTCTCTCATTACAGTAATATTCACATTGGTAGTCATGTTAACCATTAACATTTCGATGACCGGGGTCATCATTCTTGTAGTTCTATTGACTTTGGTCGTTATTCTAATACTGCAAAGATTTTCCAAAAGATATTTCAATAAACAAATAGCTGTTCAGACCACTGCAACGGAACAGATTGAAGAAATATTCAGTGGGCAGGAAGTGATACGCTCACTAAATTATGAAGAACAGGCATTAGAAGAATTTATTGGTAATGTAGGAGAATGGAATAATCAGGAATGGAAATTTAAATTCATTTCTGCCACAAACTATCCAATCATGGATCTAAGTTCTAATTTAGGATATGTTTTGGTTGCAATTATCGGAGGAATCCTAGTTATTCAAGGTGCAATGTCCGTTGGCAGAATCTTGACATTCATTGAATATTTAAAAAATTTCAACACTCCTCTTAAAGATGTTACAAAACTGTTACCTCAACTTCAAGCAGGCATGGTGGCTGCAGATAGAATTTTTACCTTTTTAGAGATGGAAGAAGAGGAAAATCCATCCGGTAAGGAGCTTAAATCTTTCAATGACGAGATAAAATTCGAAAATGTCAGTTTCGGTTACACTGAAGACAAAAAAATCATAGACAATTTCAATTTAACAGTTAAAAAAGGTGAAAAGATAAGCATCATCGGCGAGACAGGATCCGGAAAAACAACCCTTATCAAATTGCTTATGAGGCTTTATGACATCGATTCCGGTGAAATAACGATTGATGGAGTAAACATCAACGAATATGATAAACACTCGTTAAGGTCATTTATGGGAATGGTATTGCAGGAGTCTTGGCTATTTTCAGATACCATTGAAGAAAACATCCGATACGGCAATTTGGATGCATCAGATGATGAGATTATAACTGCATCAAAGCAGGCCAACACAGATGATTTTATCAGAAAGTTCCCTGACGGGTATAAAACTCTATTGAATGAGGCGGGGGATAGTCTTTCTCAAGGTCAAAGACAACTTCTGACAATTGCAAGGGCAATTATTTCTCAAAAGGAGATTTTGGTTCTTGACGAAGCCACATCCAATGTTGATACAAGGACAGAGTTATTGATTCAGCAATCCCTGGACAAATTGATGGAAAATAAGACCAGCTTTATCATAGCGCATAGGTTATCAACCATCAGAAATGCAGATAAAATCATTGTGCTCGGACGAGGCGGTGTGATTGAGCAGGGAAACCATGAAGAGCTGCTAGCTAAAAAAGGGTATTATTATAATACATTGAATTCCCAAAATGAAAATTCCTAAAAGAATAAATTATTTGTTGAACGGTTCGCGGTTGTTGATGCCGGTTATGAAAATCTCTTCCAGTTCATCTTCGCTTGCACCGTTTCTGACATGTGAAATCAATTCAACCAGATTGTCGTTTCTTAGAAGGCATGGTTTGATTTTACCATCAGGAGTTATCCTTAATCTGGAGCAATTTGCGCAAAAGGTAGAGTTATCAACTGGCTTAACTACCTCGATTTCTCCACCGTCTATGTAATATTTTTTACGTCCTTGCATAAATTCACGTTCACGCACGTCATCAGCTATATCAGCCAACTCTTTTTCAATGTCATCTAGCTTATAATGATAGTCTGCGCTGAATTTGTCGTCGTCACAGTTTTCGCTTTCAATAAGTTCGATGAGCTGAAGGACAATGTCGTGCTTTTTGCAGAATTTGAACATCTCATCGATTTCATCCTGATTGATGTCCTTCATGATGACCATATTGATTTTAACAGGGTACAGTCCAACTTCAACGGCCTTCAAAATTCCTCTTTTGGCATCTTCAAGATAGTCCTTTTTTGTGATGAATTCGAATGTTTCGCGGTTGAGGGTATCAAGGCTTACATTTACACGGTCAAGACCAGCATCCTTTAAATCCTGCGCGTATTTTTCCAAAAGTGTTCCGTTGGTGGTCATGGAAATATCCTTAAAGTCGAGGCTGCTGATTTTTCTCACGGTTTCGACAATATCCTTTTTAAGCAATGGTTCTCCACCTGAAAGCCTGATTTTTCTAACACCAATCTTTTTGGCCACTTTACAGATTGTATACACCTCATCAGCGGTCATTTCATCTTTGGATTTGACCATTCCGTCGTGATGGCAGTATAGACAATTAACATTACATCTGTTTGTCAGTGTGATTCTCAGTGAAAGAATCGGTCTTTCGTATTTATCCTTAACAACATTTTCCATCATAGTATCATTCTTCCACTTTGATTGTAATTTTTTTAATCTCTGAGTCGATTTTCAGGGAATTGACAATTGCATAAATTGTCTCTTTCAGGATTCCTTGGGTAAACTCATTCAGTTTAACGTCATGATTATTGGTTTTAAGCATGATATTTGCATTAGTCAATTCATCTTCAATGTCTGTTATTTCAATGGCTATGGTTTTAACATCATCTTCGGTCTTGATTGAGTTAACCATTCCTTTAATTGAATTTGCAACAATGGTTTTTGTAAATTCGTTGATTTCAAGGTCCTCATCATTGATTAGAATGCTGCATTCTGCATCACTTGGATTTTTCGCTGTTTCATCGTTAGGAATTACCAGCTCTATTTTTCCGATATCTTCAACACCATAGTCTTCGAGGTTTAGTGTGCTGATTACTCCAATTACGCTCTGTTTTAGATAATCGCTTACAAACCTGTTCATTCCGACTACCTTGCCGTCTATTGACAGATAGCTATGCACATTATCCAGATCACCCACACTTAGATTTCCTTGACGAATTTCCTTGGCTATTGCCTCACCATTATTGAATCCGCAGTTCTTTGCAAATAAGGTGTCTACAATGTCGTGGCCTCTCTCTTCGATGAGGTCTGCCAGTTCGCTAACGCCTTGCTCATCAATTGTAAATGAATCAACTTCTTTTATTGTGTATTCATCTCTTACATTAGGGGAGGTAATGATTTTCGGATAGTTGTATTTTTTGTAGCCTTCGACAATTACAAAGTCAAATTCATCCATGTGCTTTATCAAAAATAGTATCCTGTTCAGATCCATTTCCTGTCGGACATTGAAGAATGTGGTTGATCCGACACCCACTACCAAGTTCGCACCGGCCTGCTTATGTTTCCAGGTATCAGTATTTTCTTTATCCATCTCAATTGAGTGGTGCGAATGCTTGATGGAGGCTACGTTATAACCTCTTTTTGTTAACTCTTCAATGATTTTTACTGTCAGTGAAGTTTTTCCAGTATTTTTTCTCCCGACTATAGAAACTATTTTCATTTCAAATCCCCTTATACTTTAATATAGGTTTTTGTATTAATTATATTTTTTTGATGTATGGTGTTGTCACTACACTCATTTTGGAAATGTCTTATATTCTTTACATTTATGTGTAGTTACTACACATAAAATAACGTTTTTTTATCTGTTTAAATTTCTTCATTTCTTTCAATACTATGCGTATTTTATGGATTTTATTTTAACTTGAAGCCTTGCTGCCAGTTATTAAAATATAATTTTCATAGGGTATGAATCATGTCAAATAAATATGTATAAATTTAATTTTTTTAAAAAAATCTTTAAACCTACTTATTTTTAATATAGATTGTGGAAAACTTAAA from Methanobrevibacter sp. YE315 encodes:
- a CDS encoding DUF2149 domain-containing protein, which gives rise to MLRKRRRISESADDDPMSGLNNLSDAMLVLALGFLIFAIMALSANPDLISESPKTQDVSTADTFNQNYTDAGGLEDSGFREVGKVYEDPRTGELVMASG
- a CDS encoding formate/nitrite transporter family protein, which gives rise to MSSSFKSPVETAKAISGTAGAKNSANIVNVILLSFLAGAYIAFGGLLAVVASAGMLKAGAPIGLEKFVFGAVFPVGLIIVVIAGSELFTGNVMFMTLGVLDGSATVGGLAKNWALSWVFNFVGALFVAYVLAFMGGICPTDASAPAYAISAKAISVAEGKVTMPFLTAMIKGIGCNWLVCLAVWLANASDDVIGKIVGIWFPIMAFVCIGFEHSVANMFFIPLGMFLGAEGVNWGTIIINNLIPVTIGNIIGGAVFVACIYWYTFLKE
- the fdhF gene encoding formate dehydrogenase subunit alpha — translated: MVEIKYVPTICPYCGTGCGLNFVVKDGKIVGVEPLKRHPVNEGKVCPKGNFGYQFINREDRLTTPLIKENGEFREASWDEALDLVANKLKEVSDEDPNKVGFYACARSPNENIYITQKLARVACGTQNVDHCARICHGPTVAGLATTFGSGAMTNGFDSIKEADYIFCIGSNNMEAHPLFGRKMIQAKQNGAKLVVLDPRFTPTAKIADEYVQFETGTDVALMNAMIKVIIDNDLQDDEFIANRTKGYEEMKEVVQKYTLEMASEITGIKPEVIEHLAIEYASADKAAIVYSLGITEHSHGADNVMSTANLAMLTGNIGKQGTGVNPLRGQNNVQGACDMGALPSDYVGYRKVKDPETTAWFNDYYSGEGYEVNLPTTPGLTLVEMMNAAHAGDLKVLYIHGEDPVLSDADVQHTKEALENLEMLVVQECFLTDTAQCADVVLPAAGWGEQEGTFTSGERRVQCLHKAQEPPEGAWLDWKIMEEIAVRMGVPRPLFHYESAEEIFEEIRECAPIMAGMNRERLDTPEALHWPCPSEDDPCQPLMHKEKFAHPDGLGVFQALEHKGPVETVDDEYPLLLTTTRILFHYHAAMTRRCETLSNEVKTGFIEINSKDAEARGILNGEVVRAFSRRGEIAIPARVTDDIREGIVNIPMHFVECAANVLTNSDSFDPKSKMVELKACAIQVEKLPEVVEMKGEVYKEGTDTEIKAENMATTTVKVGK
- a CDS encoding Coenzyme F420 hydrogenase/dehydrogenase, beta subunit C-terminal domain, giving the protein MSAKINDMYYAYSAIEDIKEKGEYGGVVTTIMKYLLEEGIVDGVVGVTEGHDIYDGVPTLVTDPADVIKTAGSIHCGTLNIAKFVSKYLDGARYMKLAVACKPCDAMTIRELMKKGKIIEENVIMIGVNCGGTMSPVPTMNMIRDVYELDPKDVIKEEISKGKLIMETADGEKGFKIDELEEQGMGRRENCQRCNLKIPSNADLALGNWGVIGPLAGKATFVEVFSDKGAEILDKVIEAGLIATEEPIEKGIKIRENINNFMLKESQAKKDVDYAGTTGDIIDVFYQYEDEFSKCMKCYGCREACPLCFCEDCCLEAEGPEWVPGGYTPAAPFFHLTRMVHMVDACTNCGQCSDVCPCEIPVAKVWSTVNNKVREIYGYIPGMVTDDPIPFTDHVSKAKWL
- a CDS encoding ABC transporter ATP-binding protein translates to MRKNIKTIILIIILLVLEAYFTLRLPEYTANIVDIGIANADMAYIYSAGTAMITLTILVTSLGIIVYFFSNRVASEFAQDLRIILFSKILKFSNHELNDIPKASLITRTTNDVSYIQSILWWILDVIVFAPVMAIGGVIKTIQLGTDLYWIIVMILIIILFFMYMLLRKALPKMGRMQELLDDINKRVSEIITGMAVIKTFVRQDYESKKFKDINDEFKETRYFIKKTTLLMNPAMALHSSIMIVSILYFGSHQIGSGTILTGDLLAFIQYASQIVAAVLMVATFFTYLPDLLVSINRVKEILNTELNIVDGEIETIDEGRSTIEFKNVSFQYPKSEKDVLTNINFKLEPGKTVAIIGGIGSGKSTILNLIPRLQDPSAGEILINGENIKNLKLKTLRERISLTPQKAHLFKGTVRSNMTIIDADASDENIKHALSRANVNFIDSLEDEVLHEGSNFSGGQKQRLSIARSILKDADFYIFDDPFSALDMSTEKAIRDNLKEMGDSSILIVSQRISTIKDADEILVLDNGQIIDRGTHNRLTESCEIYREIVKSQTETLNEGI
- a CDS encoding ABC transporter ATP-binding protein; the protein is MGSQENKLGLRKINKIIFRLMRMHTAAFIFTGICAILSIICAVIAPILLGDAINIVIEGSARIIDHSGTIDFPKLYYTLFIIGTLYFIGNVFSYLYEYYTSKVTTDILYTLRERIITKILSLPMSSIDEKEKGSVISLFSNEMDFLREAFVSSFSKLTSSLITVIFTLVVMLTINISMTGVIILVVLLTLVVILILQRFSKRYFNKQIAVQTTATEQIEEIFSGQEVIRSLNYEEQALEEFIGNVGEWNNQEWKFKFISATNYPIMDLSSNLGYVLVAIIGGILVIQGAMSVGRILTFIEYLKNFNTPLKDVTKLLPQLQAGMVAADRIFTFLEMEEEENPSGKELKSFNDEIKFENVSFGYTEDKKIIDNFNLTVKKGEKISIIGETGSGKTTLIKLLMRLYDIDSGEITIDGVNINEYDKHSLRSFMGMVLQESWLFSDTIEENIRYGNLDASDDEIITASKQANTDDFIRKFPDGYKTLLNEAGDSLSQGQRQLLTIARAIISQKEILVLDEATSNVDTRTELLIQQSLDKLMENKTSFIIAHRLSTIRNADKIIVLGRGGVIEQGNHEELLAKKGYYYNTLNSQNENS
- the moaA gene encoding GTP 3',8-cyclase MoaA; this translates as MENVVKDKYERPILSLRITLTNRCNVNCLYCHHDGMVKSKDEMTADEVYTICKVAKKIGVRKIRLSGGEPLLKKDIVETVRKISSLDFKDISMTTNGTLLEKYAQDLKDAGLDRVNVSLDTLNRETFEFITKKDYLEDAKRGILKAVEVGLYPVKINMVIMKDINQDEIDEMFKFCKKHDIVLQLIELIESENCDDDKFSADYHYKLDDIEKELADIADDVREREFMQGRKKYYIDGGEIEVVKPVDNSTFCANCSRLRITPDGKIKPCLLRNDNLVELISHVRNGASEDELEEIFITGINNREPFNK
- the mobB gene encoding molybdopterin-guanine dinucleotide biosynthesis protein B, which encodes MKIVSIVGRKNTGKTSLTVKIIEELTKRGYNVASIKHSHHSIEMDKENTDTWKHKQAGANLVVGVGSTTFFNVRQEMDLNRILFLIKHMDEFDFVIVEGYKKYNYPKIITSPNVRDEYTIKEVDSFTIDEQGVSELADLIEERGHDIVDTLFAKNCGFNNGEAIAKEIRQGNLSVGDLDNVHSYLSIDGKVVGMNRFVSDYLKQSVIGVISTLNLEDYGVEDIGKIELVIPNDETAKNPSDAECSILINDEDLEINEFTKTIVANSIKGMVNSIKTEDDVKTIAIEITDIEDELTNANIMLKTNNHDVKLNEFTQGILKETIYAIVNSLKIDSEIKKITIKVEE